The Candidatus Woesearchaeota archaeon genomic interval AGAAATACCTTGTTTTCTTATAAACCTTACGCTGTTGGCATGATCAACCAAAAGGTTTATCGGAATTAAACCGAGAATATATATCAACAAAGAAAATATTTACGATAGAAAGAAATATTTTGTGGGGTGATAGCATGGATCAAAAGGATGTTGAGATTATTTCGCAACTAAGAGAAAATGCACGAATGCCGCTGACCAAAATGAGCCGGAGAACAAGAATTCCGGTTTCAACCTTGTTTGATCGGATTCGGTCGAACGAACAAACGATCATTCTCCGGTACACGTCTTTACTTGATTTCAACAAACTTGGCTATCATGCTCGTGCACATGTCCATCTTCGAGTTAGCCGTGAAGATAAGGAACTACTCAAAATCTTTCTGTTGAGTCATCCTTCGGTTAATGCAGTCTATCGCATCAACAATGGGTATGACTTTATGGTTGAAGGTATCTTTCAGCAGGTGAAAGATCTTGAAGAGTTTATCGAACATGTCGAGCAACAGTTCTCGATAATTGATAAACGGTCTTATTTTATTATCGAAGATCTCAAGCGGGAAGGCTTTTTGTGCCCAAAGATGTTAACGGCCGAATAACACTCGCGAATTGATGTAAACCTCTCTGCATTCGGAAAGTTTCCATTCATGGAACAGTAAAGCATATTAAGAAGATTGTGTTTTTGTTCTCTTTGGGGGTTTGTACTATGAAAGAAAGCATATTATTATTGATTGTGGCAAGCGTATTGCTTGGTAGTCTGTTGTTCACGACAGCTCTGGATGCTCCATCAATTTTAACGCAGTTTTCTCCAGGTTCTTCTCAACTTCCTTTTGCAACAACTGTTCACAACCAAACCATTCATACCCCCTCTATCCAGGAGTACTTCACCGTGCGTCAGAACTTCACGAATGTGACGTACAAAAAGTTTGATTTGTATGATAAAACGAGCATGAAGATTGGTGCACGCCTGGATACCAAGCGCGGTTATATTATCAATAATCAAAAATACGTCATTGATTTGTTGTACTGTGATCGTAACACCAAGGCTTGTTTCTTCCGCATTAACGGCGTGCCCACCAAGAGATTGTACGATCCAAAATACAGCAATGCCAGCAAGCCTTCTTTCTTTACCATGAATGATAATGTTTCTCTACAGATTGCATCCATTACTTTCAATTTCTGTGATCA includes:
- a CDS encoding Lrp/AsnC family transcriptional regulator, which gives rise to MDQKDVEIISQLRENARMPLTKMSRRTRIPVSTLFDRIRSNEQTIILRYTSLLDFNKLGYHARAHVHLRVSREDKELLKIFLLSHPSVNAVYRINNGYDFMVEGIFQQVKDLEEFIEHVEQQFSIIDKRSYFIIEDLKREGFLCPKMLTAE